A genome region from Wielerella bovis includes the following:
- a CDS encoding IS630 family transposase, with protein sequence MEQFLSLKQQYEQEKRPIVYIDESGFKNQTYRPYAYAPRGQVCHGNHNWQIKNTTNAIGALYQNQLIAVGLYEFSINSDVFYSWVQNVLLPQLPPNSVLVMDNATFHKRQDIQELIVLSGHVILWLPPYCPDLNLIEHTWAWIKHLRQDWLLDCIHSLFFYFTWLCTEF encoded by the coding sequence ATTGAACAATTTCTCTCATTAAAACAACAGTATGAGCAAGAGAAACGTCCTATTGTTTATATTGATGAAAGTGGTTTTAAAAACCAAACTTATCGTCCTTATGCCTATGCGCCAAGAGGACAAGTTTGTCATGGCAATCACAACTGGCAAATCAAAAACACAACCAATGCCATTGGCGCACTATACCAAAATCAATTGATTGCAGTGGGTTTGTATGAATTCAGCATCAATTCAGATGTGTTTTATTCATGGGTTCAAAACGTTTTACTGCCACAATTACCGCCCAACAGTGTTTTGGTAATGGATAATGCGACTTTTCACAAACGTCAGGACATTCAAGAGCTTATTGTTTTATCAGGGCATGTGATTTTATGGTTACCGCCATACTGTCCTGATTTGAATTTAATTGAGCACACTTGGGCTTGGATTAAACATTTACGTCAAGATTGGTTATTGGATTGCATTCACTCTTTGTTTTTTTATTTTACTTGGTTGTGTACCGAATTTTAA
- a CDS encoding prolyl oligopeptidase family serine peptidase: MSTDKFDYLADLNAAQTQSFHQNAHAKTLAQFCQSEYFHKTKQDITEKLQDDKQIPFCQEHRAKMYHFHQSAEQPKGVYRVCSAASYRAGLPEWEILFAVADFDTILGDDVYLDGVSHYVEQPEMALLTLSSAGSDSAYTIEFNLKNREIVPNGFHFPLGKNHIAWRDENSVWVCPAWDERQLTTSGYPRQAWLMQRGQSFEDATPVHEMDADGVLIHAWRYLDGQGAPIDLIEAANTFYTKDYFYVNANLQAVKLALPDDCEIVGYLAGQLLLRLKSDWQRSKQKYCSGSLIAVKLNKGELGEAQCLFTPTATQALESVETTRKFIIITLLDNVSGSLKAWKWQDGTWQEVALPDFPKGAIEIADQPWGGDTVHLTASDFVTPLTLFSLDLNVMELTVLRKQPKQFNSENISVNQYFATSHDGTRIPYYHVGKTQSPDTPTLVYVYGGFNVAELPHYMGAIGRHWLEQGGAFVLANVRGGGEFAHWHTAAIRENKHKTVDDLLSVLNDLCELGFTSAKKIAIQGGSNGGLVVASAFCRQPESMGALICEVPLTDMLSYTELYAGASWIDEYGDPNDPQMADYLAQFSPYHQISGSLKYPPALITTSLSDDRVHPAHALKFYAKLRDVAHQQSWLYAPPTGGHTGNGTQADTAAELACVLAFLRETIVL, encoded by the coding sequence ATGTCCACAGATAAATTTGATTATTTGGCAGATTTGAATGCCGCTCAAACCCAATCTTTTCATCAAAATGCCCACGCGAAAACGCTAGCACAATTTTGCCAATCCGAATATTTTCATAAAACAAAACAAGATATTACCGAGAAACTGCAAGACGACAAACAAATCCCATTTTGCCAAGAACACCGCGCGAAAATGTACCACTTCCACCAATCGGCGGAGCAGCCCAAGGGCGTGTATCGCGTGTGCAGCGCGGCGAGCTATCGCGCGGGGCTGCCTGAATGGGAGATTTTGTTTGCGGTGGCGGATTTTGACACGATTTTGGGCGATGATGTCTATTTAGACGGCGTGTCGCACTATGTGGAGCAGCCTGAAATGGCTTTGCTGACTTTGTCATCCGCAGGTTCAGACAGCGCATACACGATTGAATTTAATTTGAAAAATCGGGAAATTGTGCCAAATGGTTTCCACTTTCCGCTTGGCAAAAACCACATTGCTTGGCGCGATGAAAACAGCGTTTGGGTCTGCCCAGCTTGGGACGAGCGGCAACTGACCACTTCAGGCTATCCGCGCCAAGCGTGGTTGATGCAGCGTGGGCAGTCGTTTGAAGATGCCACGCCTGTTCACGAAATGGATGCGGACGGCGTGTTAATCCACGCTTGGCGTTATTTGGACGGGCAGGGCGCGCCGATTGATTTGATTGAAGCGGCAAACACGTTTTACACCAAAGATTATTTCTATGTGAATGCGAATTTGCAAGCCGTGAAATTGGCTTTGCCCGATGATTGTGAGATTGTCGGCTATTTGGCAGGGCAATTATTGTTAAGATTGAAATCGGATTGGCAACGCAGCAAGCAAAAATATTGTTCAGGCAGCCTGATTGCCGTGAAATTGAACAAGGGCGAATTGGGCGAAGCGCAATGTTTGTTCACGCCCACCGCCACGCAAGCATTGGAAAGCGTTGAAACGACACGGAAATTCATCATCATCACATTGCTGGACAATGTTTCAGGCAGCCTGAAAGCGTGGAAATGGCAAGACGGCACTTGGCAGGAAGTCGCCTTGCCCGATTTCCCGAAAGGCGCGATTGAAATTGCCGACCAGCCTTGGGGTGGCGACACGGTGCATTTAACCGCTAGCGATTTTGTTACGCCCCTGACTTTGTTTTCGTTGGATTTGAATGTGATGGAATTGACGGTATTGCGGAAACAGCCCAAGCAATTCAATTCGGAAAACATTTCGGTTAATCAATATTTTGCCACTTCGCATGACGGCACGCGCATTCCCTATTACCACGTTGGCAAAACGCAATCGCCCGACACGCCCACTCTGGTTTATGTGTATGGCGGTTTCAATGTGGCGGAATTGCCGCATTATATGGGCGCGATTGGGCGGCATTGGCTGGAACAGGGCGGTGCGTTTGTGTTGGCGAATGTGCGCGGTGGCGGCGAGTTCGCGCATTGGCACACCGCAGCCATTCGTGAAAACAAACACAAAACGGTTGATGATTTGTTGAGCGTTTTGAATGATTTATGTGAACTCGGTTTCACATCGGCAAAAAAAATCGCCATTCAAGGCGGCAGCAATGGCGGTTTGGTGGTCGCGTCCGCGTTTTGCAGGCAGCCTGAAAGCATGGGCGCGCTGATTTGCGAAGTGCCGCTCACGGATATGTTGAGCTACACCGAATTGTATGCAGGTGCGAGCTGGATAGACGAATATGGCGACCCCAACGACCCACAAATGGCGGATTATTTGGCGCAATTCTCGCCCTATCATCAAATTTCAGGCAGCCTGAAATATCCGCCCGCACTCATCACGACCAGTCTGTCGGACGACCGCGTCCACCCAGCCCACGCGCTGAAATTTTATGCGAAATTGCGTGATGTTGCCCATCAGCAATCGTGGCTCTACGCACCACCAACAGGCGGACACACGGGCAACGGCACACAAGCGGATACCGCCGCAGAATTGGCGTGTGTGTTGGCGTTTTTGCGTGAGACGATTGTTTTGTAA
- the hscB gene encoding Fe-S protein assembly co-chaperone HscB has product MTQYFQLFRLPEQFSIDNQILEQTYRMLAMQFHPDKFAAASAFEQKQAMMMSATINQAYQVLKNPLERAVYLLQAQNINPDDPNNTHIAPEFLMQQMQWREMLMEARMENDADTIQQLHTEITAKREDLLGCLKTYFDEKRYIEAAETVRQGRFLDKMLHEIETALG; this is encoded by the coding sequence ATGACACAATATTTTCAACTTTTCAGGCTGCCTGAACAATTTTCTATTGATAATCAAATATTAGAACAAACATATCGTATGCTTGCCATGCAATTTCACCCTGATAAATTTGCCGCAGCATCAGCATTTGAACAAAAGCAAGCCATGATGATGTCTGCAACCATTAATCAAGCATATCAAGTCTTGAAAAATCCGTTGGAGCGTGCAGTTTATTTATTGCAAGCACAAAACATTAATCCAGATGACCCGAATAATACACATATTGCGCCTGAATTTTTAATGCAACAAATGCAATGGCGTGAAATGCTCATGGAAGCACGCATGGAAAATGACGCCGATACCATACAACAACTGCATACAGAAATTACTGCAAAACGTGAAGATTTATTAGGCTGCCTGAAAACTTATTTTGATGAGAAGCGCTATATAGAAGCAGCGGAAACGGTACGGCAAGGACGCTTTCTCGATAAAATGTTGCACGAAATAGAGACTGCATTGGGTTGA
- the secG gene encoding preprotein translocase subunit SecG: protein MEAFKTLIWIVNIFSSLAIIVLVLMQHGKGADAGASFGGSGSAQGVFGSAGNANFLSRMTAISAMIFFASCLALGYVNSNSGKKSGLDFSTVKQTTTTPSSTTETPIPQAASGAK, encoded by the coding sequence ATGGAAGCCTTTAAAACCCTTATTTGGATTGTCAATATTTTCTCATCACTTGCCATTATTGTGCTTGTACTAATGCAGCACGGTAAAGGGGCAGATGCAGGTGCAAGTTTTGGTGGTTCAGGTAGTGCGCAAGGGGTATTTGGTTCTGCTGGTAATGCAAACTTTTTAAGTCGCATGACCGCGATTAGTGCAATGATTTTCTTTGCTTCTTGCTTAGCATTGGGTTATGTAAACAGTAATAGTGGTAAAAAAAGTGGTTTGGATTTTAGTACAGTTAAACAAACTACAACCACGCCATCTTCTACAACTGAAACACCTATACCACAAGCAGCAAGTGGCGCGAAATAA
- the brnQ gene encoding branched-chain amino acid transport system II carrier protein, translating to MPQKNRSAFVATGLMLFALFFGAGNLIFPAMMGQQAGNHVLTAMLGFLITGAGLPLLGVIAVGFSGSRDIQEMASRVAPWYGVLFAVMLYLAIGPLFASPRTATVSFEIGVMPFLGEIDKDAKSLYLGIFSFVFFAIAFWLSISPNELVNRVGKILTPVLLLTIAILVITAAVKPMGAPELPIDDYTNKAFTKGIIEGYGTMDALASLVFAIIVIDAIRNMGVTDKKQILSLTTWAGLIAASCLAVVYIFIAYMGATSVAGLGMQESGAAVLSKSATHYFGTVGQTLLAVIVFLACLSTAVGLITACGEYFNRLIPQLSYGKWVVIFTLVSFGFANVGLSEIIKLSIPALMLLYPLTIAIIALAFLHPLFAGKRIVYVCTIAATAVFAIFDGWKTFFGTDSGVTKDINTFLNENLYLYDAGLGWILPAIVGFVIGVVLSKTIAK from the coding sequence ATGCCACAGAAAAATAGGTCGGCATTTGTTGCCACAGGTTTAATGCTGTTCGCACTGTTTTTTGGTGCGGGTAATTTGATTTTCCCTGCAATGATGGGACAACAAGCTGGTAATCATGTATTAACTGCTATGTTAGGTTTTTTGATTACGGGTGCAGGTTTACCTTTATTAGGTGTCATTGCGGTGGGTTTTTCTGGCTCGCGTGATATTCAGGAAATGGCTTCTCGTGTTGCGCCTTGGTATGGGGTTTTATTTGCAGTCATGCTGTATTTGGCGATTGGTCCATTATTTGCTAGTCCTCGTACGGCAACCGTTTCGTTTGAAATTGGTGTTATGCCATTTTTAGGCGAAATTGATAAGGATGCAAAAAGCTTATATTTGGGTATTTTCTCATTCGTGTTTTTTGCAATTGCATTTTGGTTGTCTATTTCGCCCAATGAATTGGTAAACCGCGTGGGTAAAATTCTAACGCCCGTTTTATTATTGACGATTGCAATTTTGGTTATTACCGCGGCAGTTAAACCTATGGGTGCGCCTGAATTACCAATAGACGACTACACCAACAAGGCATTTACCAAAGGTATTATTGAAGGGTATGGCACAATGGATGCGCTGGCTTCTTTGGTTTTTGCCATTATCGTGATTGATGCCATTCGCAATATGGGCGTTACCGACAAAAAACAAATTTTGTCTTTAACAACATGGGCTGGATTGATAGCTGCTAGTTGTTTAGCGGTGGTATATATTTTCATTGCTTACATGGGTGCAACCAGTGTGGCTGGCTTGGGTATGCAAGAATCAGGAGCGGCTGTATTGTCCAAAAGTGCTACACATTATTTTGGAACAGTTGGACAAACATTATTAGCAGTAATTGTATTCTTGGCATGTTTATCTACCGCAGTGGGTTTGATTACTGCTTGTGGTGAATATTTCAACCGCTTGATACCACAACTGTCATATGGCAAATGGGTTGTTATCTTTACTTTGGTTTCATTTGGCTTTGCCAATGTGGGTTTAAGTGAAATCATCAAATTGTCTATTCCTGCATTGATGCTATTGTATCCATTGACGATTGCCATTATTGCGTTGGCTTTCTTGCACCCATTATTCGCTGGCAAGCGCATTGTTTATGTTTGCACCATCGCGGCGACTGCGGTATTTGCTATTTTTGATGGCTGGAAAACGTTTTTCGGTACGGATAGTGGTGTAACCAAAGACATCAATACGTTCTTAAACGAAAATTTGTATTTGTATGATGCAGGCTTGGGTTGGATTTTGCCAGCCATCGTGGGTTTTGTGATTGGTGTAGTATTGAGTAAAACCATTGCAAAATAA
- the tpiA gene encoding triose-phosphate isomerase, with product MEQDIWQQKWVVGNWKMNGQLHENNMLVHKLRGLPAMENVCIGITPPTVYLLQVHNAVQIVLDNKLHVCAQDVSRFTDKGAYTGEVSAEMMRDVGVDIVLIGHSERSLYFNEKNDIQRLKIENVLNVGLIPLLCVGESLKEREDGREKEAVAYQLSVFKGLKTQNFAVAYEPVWAIGTGKVATKEQIADMHQFIYNEILSLCGNDANIRVLYGGSVNEKNAADIFSVPHVDGALVGGASLKYDSFTAIINAAQEA from the coding sequence ATGGAACAGGATATTTGGCAACAAAAATGGGTGGTAGGTAACTGGAAAATGAATGGACAACTGCATGAGAACAACATGCTTGTTCACAAATTACGCGGTTTGCCTGCAATGGAAAATGTCTGTATTGGCATCACGCCACCTACTGTTTATTTGTTGCAAGTACACAACGCTGTGCAAATTGTGTTAGACAATAAACTCCATGTGTGCGCCCAAGATGTGAGTCGCTTTACCGATAAAGGCGCGTACACAGGCGAAGTTTCAGCAGAAATGATGCGCGATGTAGGTGTAGATATTGTGCTGATTGGGCATTCAGAACGCAGTTTATATTTCAATGAAAAGAACGATATCCAACGTTTGAAAATTGAAAATGTATTAAATGTCGGCTTAATTCCCTTGCTGTGTGTAGGCGAGAGTTTGAAAGAACGTGAAGATGGTCGCGAAAAAGAGGCAGTTGCTTACCAACTATCTGTATTTAAAGGATTAAAAACGCAAAACTTTGCTGTGGCTTATGAGCCTGTATGGGCAATCGGCACAGGAAAAGTGGCAACCAAAGAGCAAATTGCCGATATGCATCAATTTATTTATAACGAAATCTTGTCTTTATGTGGCAATGATGCTAATATCCGCGTTCTTTACGGTGGCAGCGTGAATGAAAAAAATGCCGCCGACATTTTTAGCGTACCACACGTTGATGGTGCATTAGTTGGTGGCGCATCACTCAAATATGATTCGTTTACTGCCATCATCAACGCAGCACAAGAAGCCTAA
- a CDS encoding site-specific DNA-methyltransferase: MNNLTHEILFSSNTQPENERLALLKQHFPNCFDKHGAFLPEKMADMLRSDGIPIQKEGYHYLNWLGKSYARVLKDTPPETLLAEDTEHNRQPENANSENLLIKGDNLEVLKHLKHAYKNQIKMIYIDPPYNTGSDGFVYQDDRKFTPEQLAELGSMSLEEAQRVLEFTAKKSNSHSAWLTFMYPRLYVARELLREDGVIFISIDDNEQAQLKILCDEVFGEENFVAECIHKNNSSKNQAKFIGVSTEYLFVYAKSLERLSVMHSNWRVKKEGTKDIAKKFKQLKLMGLNIDEIDMEIKEMYKRPKYAHLSRWNKVDENGVFKDADLSRQGGRKDYTIINPYTGKPCVIPERGWDKSYEDLLALQQAGLIWYGDENTPPSIKSYITEEDDSVPDNFWYFDSSPDTKLIKQIFGQLIFENPKPINMIKRIIELGSYKDSLILDFFAGSGTTAHAVMQLNAEDKDNGNRRFICVQLPEKTDEKSEAYKAGYETIFDITKARIQKASQKIKNENPDYSGDLGFKVFQTEPNFQTASDTDFDPIQPDLPHITDTALSDEQLHMLLTTWRVYDGCRLPEKVQTVDLAGYTAYYCRHHLYLLASGFHSECVKALIEKLDNDKDFVPERIVLFSANMESAMQKELAQAVGTYANKKGLNNLSVLARV; the protein is encoded by the coding sequence ATGAATAATCTTACCCATGAAATCTTGTTTTCATCAAACACGCAGCCTGAAAATGAACGGCTTGCGCTCTTAAAACAACATTTCCCCAACTGTTTTGACAAACACGGCGCTTTTTTGCCTGAAAAAATGGCAGATATGTTACGTTCAGACGGCATTCCGATACAGAAGGAAGGCTATCACTATCTCAATTGGCTCGGCAAATCTTATGCGCGTGTTTTGAAAGACACGCCCCCTGAAACTTTACTGGCAGAAGATACGGAACACAATAGGCAGCCTGAAAACGCCAACAGCGAAAATTTATTGATTAAAGGCGACAATTTGGAAGTGCTGAAACACCTGAAACATGCCTACAAAAATCAAATTAAGATGATTTACATTGACCCGCCTTATAACACAGGTTCAGATGGTTTTGTTTATCAAGACGACCGCAAATTCACGCCTGAACAATTGGCAGAACTGGGGAGCATGAGTTTGGAAGAGGCGCAACGTGTGCTGGAATTTACCGCGAAAAAATCCAATTCGCACAGCGCGTGGCTGACGTTTATGTATCCGCGTCTGTATGTAGCGCGTGAATTATTGCGCGAAGATGGCGTGATTTTTATCAGCATTGACGACAATGAACAGGCGCAATTAAAGATTTTGTGTGATGAAGTGTTTGGGGAAGAGAATTTTGTTGCGGAATGTATCCATAAAAATAATTCGAGTAAAAATCAAGCAAAATTTATTGGTGTAAGTACAGAGTATTTATTTGTTTATGCTAAAAGTCTTGAAAGACTATCTGTTATGCATTCAAATTGGCGTGTCAAAAAAGAAGGAACAAAGGATATTGCAAAAAAATTCAAACAATTAAAGTTAATGGGGTTGAATATTGATGAAATTGATATGGAAATTAAAGAAATGTATAAACGACCTAAATATGCACATTTAAGTCGTTGGAATAAAGTAGATGAAAATGGCGTTTTTAAAGATGCTGATTTATCAAGACAAGGTGGCAGAAAAGATTACACAATTATCAATCCGTATACTGGTAAGCCCTGTGTTATTCCTGAACGTGGTTGGGATAAATCTTATGAAGATTTACTTGCATTACAACAAGCTGGTTTAATTTGGTATGGTGATGAGAATACGCCACCAAGCATTAAATCTTATATTACAGAAGAGGATGATTCTGTACCTGATAATTTTTGGTATTTTGATAGTTCTCCTGATACAAAATTGATTAAACAAATATTCGGTCAATTAATTTTTGAGAATCCAAAACCTATCAATATGATTAAACGTATTATTGAATTAGGTAGTTACAAAGATAGTTTAATCCTAGACTTCTTCGCAGGTAGTGGCACAACTGCTCATGCCGTGATGCAATTAAATGCAGAAGACAAAGACAACGGCAACCGCCGTTTTATTTGCGTGCAGTTACCTGAAAAAACAGATGAAAAATCCGAAGCCTATAAAGCAGGTTATGAAACCATTTTTGACATCACCAAAGCCCGTATTCAAAAGGCAAGTCAAAAAATTAAAAATGAAAACCCCGACTATTCAGGCGATTTGGGCTTTAAAGTTTTCCAAACCGAGCCAAACTTTCAGACGGCATCAGATACCGACTTTGACCCCATTCAGCCTGATTTACCGCATATCACAGATACGGCTTTAAGCGATGAGCAATTGCACATGCTTTTAACCACTTGGCGTGTGTATGACGGTTGCAGGCTGCCTGAAAAAGTCCAAACTGTTGATTTAGCTGGTTACACGGCTTATTACTGCCGTCATCATTTGTATTTGCTGGCAAGCGGTTTCCATTCCGAATGCGTCAAAGCCTTGATTGAAAAACTGGACAACGACAAGGATTTTGTCCCTGAACGCATTGTTTTATTCAGCGCAAATATGGAAAGTGCCATGCAAAAAGAATTGGCGCAAGCGGTTGGAACTTATGCCAATAAAAAAGGTTTGAACAATTTGAGCGTGTTGGCGAGGGTTTAA
- a CDS encoding DUF3817 domain-containing protein produces MSTKVLRTVGFLEGVSSIALFFVAMPMKYMFDNPSLIFPAGMTHGILFLIFLLTLLITSHKKAWSMIWFLLGLVAAIIPCGTFVFDHKIKKMDEE; encoded by the coding sequence ATGAGCACCAAAGTATTGCGCACGGTGGGTTTTCTGGAAGGGGTGTCGTCTATTGCATTGTTTTTTGTGGCAATGCCGATGAAATACATGTTTGATAATCCCAGTCTGATTTTCCCAGCAGGCATGACACATGGCATCTTGTTTTTGATTTTTTTACTGACATTGTTGATTACCAGCCACAAAAAAGCTTGGTCAATGATTTGGTTTTTATTGGGTTTGGTTGCGGCGATTATTCCGTGCGGTACATTTGTGTTTGACCACAAAATCAAGAAAATGGACGAAGAATAA
- a CDS encoding beta-ketoacyl-ACP synthase III, whose protein sequence is MRNAQILGTGSYLPATRVTNDDLAQRMDTSDEWITTRTGIKARHIAAEQEKTSDLATEAARRALAAARVLPEEIDLIVLATTTPDMQFPATATIVQHKLGISGCPAFDVQAVCAGFMYALNTANAYIQSGMAQKVLVIGADIFSRIVDWEDRATCVLFGDGAGAVVLGASEQGGIIASQLHADGSYLHLLHLPVQMSEGQICGSPFVKMDGQGVFKFAVKQLSAVADEVLNQAGLSHADIDWLIPHQANRRIIESTAKHLGLSMDKVILTVDEHANTSAASIPLALDAGIRDGRIVRGQKLLLEGIGGGFAWGALLIEY, encoded by the coding sequence ATGAGAAATGCCCAAATTCTTGGCACAGGCAGTTATTTGCCAGCCACTCGCGTTACCAATGATGATTTAGCACAACGCATGGATACTTCGGATGAATGGATTACCACACGCACAGGTATTAAAGCGCGGCATATCGCTGCGGAACAGGAGAAAACCAGTGATTTGGCAACCGAAGCGGCACGCCGTGCGCTTGCTGCAGCGCGTGTTTTGCCCGAAGAAATTGATTTGATTGTTTTAGCAACTACTACGCCTGATATGCAATTTCCTGCGACTGCAACGATTGTGCAGCATAAATTGGGGATTTCAGGCTGCCCTGCATTTGATGTACAAGCGGTATGCGCGGGTTTTATGTATGCGTTAAATACGGCAAATGCTTATATTCAAAGTGGTATGGCGCAAAAAGTGTTGGTTATTGGCGCGGATATTTTCAGTCGTATTGTGGATTGGGAAGACCGTGCAACCTGTGTTTTATTTGGCGATGGCGCAGGTGCAGTTGTACTGGGTGCAAGTGAGCAAGGTGGTATCATTGCCAGTCAATTACACGCAGATGGTTCATATTTGCATTTATTGCATTTGCCAGTACAAATGTCAGAAGGGCAAATTTGTGGTTCGCCATTTGTGAAAATGGATGGGCAGGGTGTATTTAAATTTGCAGTGAAGCAACTTTCAGCGGTTGCTGATGAAGTGTTGAATCAAGCAGGTTTGTCGCACGCGGATATTGATTGGCTCATACCACATCAAGCTAATCGTCGCATTATTGAATCTACTGCTAAACATTTGGGTTTGAGCATGGATAAAGTGATTTTAACGGTAGATGAACATGCGAATACATCAGCGGCATCTATTCCGTTGGCATTGGATGCAGGTATTCGTGATGGACGTATTGTTCGTGGGCAAAAATTGCTGTTGGAAGGCATCGGTGGCGGTTTTGCGTGGGGTGCATTGTTGATTGAATATTGA
- a CDS encoding integration host factor subunit alpha, with product MTLTKAELADILVEKVSHISKNDAKEIVELFFEEIRTTLESGEEIKISGFGNFQLRDKPQRPGRNPKTGEEVPITARRVVTFHASQKLKGMVEHYYDKQR from the coding sequence ATGACTCTTACTAAAGCTGAACTGGCTGATATTTTAGTAGAAAAAGTAAGCCACATTAGCAAAAACGATGCTAAAGAAATTGTTGAATTGTTTTTTGAAGAAATTCGTACAACTTTAGAAAGTGGTGAGGAAATCAAAATTTCTGGTTTTGGCAATTTCCAATTACGTGATAAACCACAACGTCCTGGACGCAATCCTAAAACGGGAGAAGAAGTGCCTATTACTGCGCGTCGTGTTGTAACTTTCCACGCTAGCCAAAAATTAAAAGGTATGGTGGAGCATTATTATGATAAACAACGTTAA
- a CDS encoding IS630 transposase-related protein produces MAYSQDYRQMILEKLNSGYSYRELAAEYGISRSTIQLWKKCIERKPYPKRTNKINDELLRKDVEQFPDDFQRERAVRFNCSQRAIGVALKRLKITQKKDS; encoded by the coding sequence ATGGCTTATTCACAAGATTATCGCCAAATGATTTTAGAAAAATTAAATTCGGGTTACAGCTACCGTGAATTGGCAGCGGAATATGGCATCAGTCGCAGTACCATTCAACTATGGAAAAAATGCATTGAACGTAAACCCTACCCCAAAAGAACCAATAAAATCAATGATGAATTATTGCGAAAAGACGTAGAACAATTTCCTGATGATTTTCAAAGAGAACGCGCTGTTCGCTTTAACTGTTCACAAAGAGCCATTGGTGTGGCACTTAAACGGCTAAAAATCACTCAAAAAAAAGATTCTTAA
- a CDS encoding cyclase family protein, with protein MNILEITQFLKTQNWLDLSHEINADTPHFSAFSPLKSRVLFTVEKDGFFTHEYTLVSQYGTHIDAPIHFAPNTRALHEIQAHEWFYPLFVIHKEQAVQDNPDYRLTVEDILAFEQEYGRISEGSFVAFASGWSVRWHDKKAFYNYDENGQAHTPGWDLDALKFLHEQRNVAVIGHETLDTDSAEDCRLHGDLRGERYWLSQNKFQIEVLNRLPELPAVGAAVWIGAPNIQHASGFNARVVAVYPIVDSI; from the coding sequence ATGAATATTTTAGAAATCACGCAATTTTTAAAAACACAAAATTGGTTGGATTTAAGCCATGAAATTAATGCGGATACGCCACATTTTTCTGCATTTAGTCCGCTTAAAAGTCGGGTGTTGTTTACGGTGGAAAAAGATGGTTTCTTTACGCATGAATATACGCTGGTCAGTCAATATGGCACGCATATTGATGCACCCATTCATTTTGCACCCAATACACGCGCGTTACATGAAATTCAGGCGCATGAATGGTTTTATCCATTATTTGTGATTCACAAAGAACAAGCGGTACAAGATAATCCTGATTATCGTTTGACGGTAGAAGATATTTTGGCGTTTGAGCAAGAATATGGCAGAATCAGCGAAGGCAGTTTTGTGGCATTTGCGAGCGGCTGGTCGGTACGTTGGCACGATAAAAAAGCGTTTTATAATTATGATGAAAATGGACAAGCTCATACCCCAGGTTGGGATTTGGACGCATTGAAATTTTTGCATGAACAACGCAATGTGGCTGTGATTGGACACGAAACTTTGGATACTGATAGCGCAGAAGATTGTCGTTTGCACGGAGATTTGCGTGGTGAACGATATTGGTTGTCGCAAAATAAATTTCAAATTGAAGTATTGAATCGCTTGCCTGAATTGCCTGCGGTAGGTGCGGCTGTGTGGATTGGTGCGCCAAATATTCAGCATGCTTCGGGTTTCAATGCGCGAGTGGTGGCGGTTTATCCTATAGTGGATTCAATTTAA
- the gloA gene encoding lactoylglutathione lyase, with translation MRLLHTMLRVGNLEKSLAFYTEVLGMRVLRQKDYPDGRFTLAFVGYGEESETAVIELTHNWDTPTYDLGTGYGHIAIEVDDAYAACDAVRAKGGKVTREAGPMKHGTTVIAFVEDPDGYKIEFIQKQSGDDSY, from the coding sequence ATGCGTTTATTACACACCATGCTGCGTGTCGGCAATTTAGAAAAATCATTGGCGTTTTACACCGAAGTTTTGGGTATGCGCGTGTTGCGCCAAAAAGATTATCCTGATGGTCGTTTTACTTTGGCGTTTGTTGGATATGGCGAAGAAAGCGAAACCGCTGTCATTGAATTAACCCATAACTGGGACACGCCAACTTATGATTTGGGTACAGGTTATGGACATATTGCGATTGAAGTGGACGATGCTTATGCGGCGTGCGATGCGGTTCGTGCCAAAGGTGGCAAAGTAACCCGCGAAGCAGGCCCAATGAAACACGGTACAACCGTGATTGCGTTTGTGGAAGACCCCGATGGTTACAAAATTGAATTTATTCAGAAACAATCGGGCGATGATTCTTACTAA